The following DNA comes from Castanea sativa cultivar Marrone di Chiusa Pesio chromosome 10, ASM4071231v1.
GACTTGGAGAAGGAGAGAGATCGAGAGGAGATCAGCGTTTCAGGTTTGAATTtttacatttgttttttttttctcctgtcGCCGTGTccgattatttaaaaaaaaagaagaagcgaAGGACACGCGTGCAGCCGTGTCCCCCGAGCGACACGGGCACGACAGGCAAATTACCGTGTCCGTGCTTTCCAGTCAGTTATCATCTTATCTTCGTCAATGTCAAAAaagtctttttcatttttcattttacgGATAAACccttttacccaaaacaaactcTGAAACTCCAAGTCGCCAAAAATAACTATCAGATTGGTCTTGTTTCTATGACATGTTGTTATTCATGTGCTGAAATTCTGTCCTCATTTAATTTTGCAGAGATGCTATTATTGTTATAATTGAGATATGCAGAAATTGGGTGATTTTAAGCTACCCCACTTCTTCAATTACCCTCCATACTTCACGTaaatcttcttctctctctctctctctctctctctctctctctctctctctttctatataTACTAATTATTTTGTGACATATCTTTTCAACATTGTGTTATTGaatcttatttttcatttggaaaACTGGGTGTATGGTTTGTCAGCTTGCAGCCTGTAAGGGACACCCGTGAGAAGCAGGTACAACTTTGGAAGGATCTTATTCTTGACTACTGTAGAACACAAAAGATATTTGTGATTGGACtggaagaagaagattttgcGCTTTTTTCAAATCCTGTGATTGAAAGTAAGTCCTTTGTTTTTGTATAGTTTCTAATTTGATCATTGAAATTGGCAGAATGCCCTTCATTCTAGTGGATGGACTTGGTAGCTGTGCTTCAACTGTATTATTGTTCATTATTACTCAAGAAATTtcacttcattcataaaagttcaaaatttttggtgTTCTGGTGTATTTGGGGTTGGAGATGATCAGTTCTTCTCCATCTTGGAGGTTTTCttcttaactcttttttttcccacccTGCAATAATTAATAAGTTAGTAAGGGGTGTTCCAAATTGAAGATGACATGAACTTGGGGATATCTTCTTCTGGGGCTTTTGAttgtaaaagttagctaaaatagtataatggaatctatgaataatactaaaaagtgcaattggacctataaatagtagcaaaaataattaatgcCAAACGCACAcatatgtatttaattattcaaGAATTGGGAGACTAGAATAAAATCCTCCTAGTTATcgtaaaatattatgaaaaggAAAGTTAGGAGATCTTAAATATACTTTTAATTTGTATGGCCTTGCTTGAAGGTAAAACTTAGAAGGAATCAAGGTGGCTAACTGGCTATCTCCATAATCTGTTCTTGACCAGCCAAATAGGTATTGCTGGGGACAAAGCATCAAAGGGGATATTAATTGAAATGTTGGAATACAAGTTGAACTGTTTCCTCTCTTTTGACTATATTTTGTTGTGGGTAGtagttttcaaatttatttggaCAATAATGGTTCTGAATGTTTATCATGTTGTATATAGCAAAAACTTTCCTGAACTCATGCCATGAATAATTACATGTTATTGGGAAGAGAATTATTAACAAAGTTGGCACCCCTGTGCAGGCCCCCAAAAATCTGTGGCATTATTTCTACAGTATGTTTTGCATGGTTTTAtcctttatttatatttactaATCGATTGTGATAGTGTAGGATCTCTAAGTCACGAAGCCAGGGCAGCATTCCTCTCAGCATTAGTTTCAGAAGGTTCGATATGGTCTagatggcatttttttttttttttgggtgcactGTAAAAGCCTGCCCGGCTACATTTATAACTCGTGTATGTTGTTGAACAATTGCCATTCTGATGTTACAGGACGTGCAGAGTGGTTGGATAAAGGACATAGGAAATGTCTAATTCTCTGGCACCGTGTTCAAGATTGGGCTGACATTATCTTCCGCTTTGTGAGTTATAAGTGTaattttgatgataaaatttcaCATCATTAGTTAGTAATTACTTATCAAttcttttgatttaatttttcatgcatatttgATTAGGTAAAAGATAATGGGTTGGAGGACAGTGTTATGACAGTCGAGGAAATACGTTCAGGGATTGAATCTCGAGGGACAGGTAAACTTTAATTGCATATAGTGTAGACCAAGTAATTTTGTAAATGATAGCAGAAACTAACTGTTTCATGATTGTATTGCTGTTGCTACTAAAGTATTGCATAAATTAGGAGATTTTTGGGGGAGGGTGAGGGAGATAATTTTGTTACTTCCATTTTTCTAATTAATGTTTTAGATGGAAGAAAATTTAAAGTGACGAAGGAAGATGTTTTCCTTCATTTCAGAAGATTAAAAATGAAATCTGATTTTCCTGGGATGAGTTGTTAGATAGTGTTTTTTTGAGGTCTGCCCCAGGGGCAAGGTCCAAATGTTTACCCGTGACCAACATGCTTTTGCCTCAATGCAAATAGCATGGGCCttataaaagaaagatgggtAAATGGATGGGGTTTTTACACTGAGGGCCTATGTATATTTCACCGAGGGCAGACTGTGGCTCTTCACTGCATTCTTGATAATATCTTTTGCCTGTTATAGTATTTATGTAATTTAAGATGAACAAACAATTTAACATGGTCATTTTGGATGCTCATTGTTGTCATTTCTGTTAAGTGCTGTTTTGCTTCTTGTGAACAACATTGAGTGCTTGAGTCTAATTGCTTCTGGTTTGGTGTGGGTCTTAAAATGTTGgaactctctctcttcctctctcatttGTGCATgcacacttaaaaaaaatacttttgttGACTTGtgattttgtattaattttggATGATTTTGGATGAAAGTTTATACACTTGGTGACTAGAATCTCTCTCTTCATCTGTGAATACTTCAGAGCTTCACGGGATTGACCGGACAATACTAATGCGAGCTTTGAGAGTACTAGAACAAAAGGGGAAGCTTGCTATATTCAAGGGAACCTCGGCTGATGATGAAGGCGTGAAATTCTCCATGTAATCCCTTCAGTTTGCTTTCTTTCTacagaatatatataatcaGGCAATGCTGGGTGTTGCTGCTGGTCTGTTATAAATGTTATTACTGATCTCATTGAGTTTCTTCGAATCTGTTTTGGGCCTTCGTCAGTTGGTGGAGACTAGCACCTGATGTATTGTTTGCATTAAATTTAACCTTTTCAAAGAATAAATTTGTCTTCCTTTTTATTTGAAGAGAGCCCCGTCacaaacccttttttttaatgacaagGGAACCCGGAACCTTTCTAAAGAAGAGTCATTTGGACTCTTCTCTCCTCTAGTCAGTAAAACCTATTGGCAATTGAGCCTACTACTATAATCAATTGCTAGGTAATTCAAGGGCTTTCACTTCTGACAAAGCTAAGTAGTTTATGCTCATGCCTAGGAGCAAGAGCCCCATCGCAAACTCAAACGCAAGGGTGACCATGGGAGCTTTAGAGTTAAAACACTTGAAAGCATTTGTGCATGTAGTTTGTGgttgttaaaagttaaaacaaagaTGCACCTGTTGTGTCCTAGACTTCTTATGCGTTATTTCGAGGCTCATTCGGTAACTAGTTAATTCTAGACTcttattttttggttcttaaTTGGCGAGTTACGTGTGTATTGGGTTTTAAAATTATGATTCATCGTTTTATTCTGGGGAAAGAAGATCATTTGTATTGGAGCTCATTAAGAACTAAGAAGTATaggtttcaatgtaaaactgaTAGAGGTTTAAGAGCTTGGCTTTTCTCAAGATTGATACGTATCTACAATGTCTTCGTTCTTATGTGAATATGGGGAGGATTTGTTGAGGGGGAAGAGTATGATACGAAGAGGTGGCTTAATCTTCTTCCCTAAAAATATGcctaattaattttaaaaaaccagCAAATATCGAAACTAATTAAGAATCAGGCCAGAGAGCAATACAATTTACAACGCACCAAATGCCATATCCACCAAAAGACAAGCGATGACACATGTTCACTTGTTCAGACACCAAATGCCTTAAAAGCCCCCTGGATCAGTAAACAATAAAATTGCGTCAGCTCAGAGTTAGGATTTCAATTAAAGTGTGCTGAAATATGaaccctctttttctttttctttttctttttttttgtgtgtgtgtgtgtgtgaattgaACCCTCTTTTTTAATCCCATGATAATCCAAATTTGCATTCATTTAGTATTGACAAAGTATCAACAAatggaaaaatacaaaataattatttcttaataacttacaattcaattatctttcaaattggaattcggCATGATAATCTCCAAATCATATATAATTGAGTTTGTACTAAACGTTATagcaattttcttttcaatgtaTAAATTAAAGAGTGTTAAAAAAGATCATATTTCAATTGaatcatttgaattttttcgtttgaaaaagtaaaatattatagCTGACTTACCCATGTTGTATGAATAAAGTAAAAGTGTCATTATTGAGTATGTGGTTgcgtgcatttttttttttttttttgctaggcCTAATTCCATTTTTGCCTATTTACGTGAGTGATTAATGCATAAATCTCACAAGACAATCACATAAACTTCAAATTAGAAtgaacataaaatattgacatttaaaaataaaggtcTCTGAACACACGTAATGCGTGCAATGAGactaatataaattattattattattattattactattgtagggacacgattttcagaccaagcccaaaatgtaagggatcttggcccggTGAActcagtacaataaatttgtagagaattgGTTAAAGAGTTAGGCTTTAATACATGGATAACAGTTatatatggttttggatgatgagccaacaagaattgaacccggtttgtgcgagaaagtttgtcctTGGCACAGTTCGAGAAGCtttgttctagtatatattggatgacaatgattacaggagttgttgagattgctacagtgctttctcttctcctttttccatccccttttcatgaagggtctcttccattatatagttctttttggatgatcttaatcctacacttgttgaTCTTTTGAGCCACCATTTGAGTGCTTGTTTCTGGCcttctgtgagttgtggttgcTAAGGTAGTATTGTTTAggggtcttttccacataaatgcggtcagaaagttagttacagggcattcaatgcggtgtagcagctttcccttaaaTATtcttgagtccttatccctcttgtacgttcatgatgctcgtccctatcattagaacttcttggaaggtcactttgatcattaggaCCTATACTTAATCTGCGTTTAGCTTATCCTaggagatattcctcctcgAACTCGGACTCGAACTCGGACTACTCACGATCTCGGCCAAAGCCCTACGCTCTCGGCCGAAGCCCATGACCCTAcaactattatttaaacaatcaATATGTATCTAGAAGAATTACATCAAGCTTTAAAGTGGGAAAAGTCTTATATGCACCAGTCTCATGAGACCCATAACCATATCCCATTGACATGTGAGTTAAAGTGGAAAAATTCTTATACTCATCAGTCTCATGAGACCGACAAGAGATACTTTCTCCTTAATGTGATCAGCAAACAACAAAAGGCCTTAAAATAACCAGACATGAGCATAGTTGTCAGTATCGTACGATACGCAATACATATCGTATCATGTGTAAAAAGTTCCGTATCGTAAGTACTCATGAATCGTACGATACAATGTGTGTatcatattgtaaaattgtacaTATTGTATGATACAAAAGCAAATGctttaaaatgagatttttttgttaaaatttgtatttttatttgaatctaacaagttgttagacttgttttaaacacaaaattattaagTTACTTAATTTaacctaataaaaaaatataatcataagtgtttttctcttctctttcttttgcaAAATATGGACTACACAATATACATTTGCACTTCactttaatatttacaaatttattttctatactataaataagatattaattgataataaaattattttaaaatttttttcaatattgttataagtccaagaaactagaatgccaagaaacttttgtaaaaattattaaaataaaaagaataagaagagatAGTAAATGTTAATGACGATgataaacatgataatgatattGACTTAAATAAGGTTGATTAGCcaatataatgaaaataaattattattattgggtcatttgtaatatattatcaCTTGAATTTAAGCAACTTGAATGTGTATGTCATAATTAAGCACGTGCTAGTTTGATTTACTTAGTTAGcctgttaaatattattacatatgtgatgaataaattagtcattagttgaatatattataaatttctaATGAATATAccctttatatatgtatattcataatttttttacaaattttattaagtgtttgtGTATTTTACAATATATGATACAATACAATATACgatacagaaaaataaaaaattgattcatgATACGATTCACGTTTTGATAACTATGGACCTAAGCATTTGATTATTCACTTGAGGTATATACACTTCCTATCTACACACACCAGTTTATTAGAGGAGGAATCATTTggaatagttttattttttcttctaattttgaATTCTTAAAAGATGACATTTCTCTTTAATGAATAATGAAGTGTTAGACCCACTGCAAGTGAGGGTCTAGTATATATTGGACGCATCTTGCAAGATTAGAAAAGTCTATTGGTATTCAGGTGGCATGAAAATTAGATGGCCAAGTATGTGGCTTTGTCTCATTGCCTTAAGATTTAAGAATACCATGTGgttgtgttttaaaaataaacatttgcTATTTACCGTTCATATGGATTCCTTAACGCCATCCAAATGGATGTGGAGACATCACATCAGACGTGtgtttatatgaaaaaaaagttatatatgcCAATAATGCCATTCATCCAAATGGATGCGGGAGACGtgtttatatgaaaataaaaattaagttattTATGCAATTTTGCACGTATTTGACAAAGAGATGacattttcctcaaaaaaagaaaaagaaaaaaaagataacatttGTAAATGATAGTTATTTACTACAAAAACAAGCCCCTCCCTTGATTTGTGGGGTAGTTACTACTAGCTGGAAATAACTACAATCCATTACCTACAAAGAGAAGATTTGATTCTATAAAAAAGCTCTCCAACATCATCCAACATTAATGTAGAcaaatcaaaaattttaatacctcTATCAAGAAGAATTTGGTTTTCAACAAATGCTGGCATCTCAGATCCAAGTGTTCCAACTCAATTAGGAgttactaattattattatttaaaattttagagtaAACAGTAATTAATTACTCACTCCAGGTTTGGAGAAATGTCATAAACTCCcctcttatttttataaacaacACTGCACCCTTAATTAAGGTTTTGATTTATTCAACAAATAACCCCATCATCATTTACATATTTCCATAACAAAGGgtgaaagtaaaaaataataatctcattttaaaaaatatagggaAAATTGCATTAAACTCACCTGTGGTCAGTTTGCCTATCTGTGATTTAAAAAGTGACACTCTACCCACCTGAGATAAGTTTTGTTTGTCTCCAGTTACCCACCTCTATTAAAAACAAggataaatttgtatttttattacccttttatgtctctctcctcccaaaacataaaaaactaaaaaaaatcaaaagaaaagaagatctaaaagttaggttttgtaaaaattaaaaacatttaacCAAAACAATCCTCCAACTAAAATTAAGAACACTCAATCAATCTTGATAACTCTATTTTCTTCTCATCATTAGCACAATAAAGATAATCCAACCAAATGATATTTCTTTGATTTGTGTGTGTGCAAATGCAAGTAAGATGAGATCTCTTTCAATAAAGGAAAAggagagggtaatggttgattgGGAGGCACTGTTAGAAGCCCAAAACCACACCAAACTCagtttctttattaaaaatgtcTACACGTGCACCTCTGCAATGCCATTGTTTATATTGACTCTATCTAAGATTCTGAGTACTTGTCACGTTGTTAATTGTTGTGGCTGCTTTACAACAGTGAAATTTGGAAAGCAATTCTTCAATCCATATAGAAAATTTCACGTGAATGAAACTAATGGGAATGCTGATACATGGAGGTCTGATTTTAAGTATAATACGTTGTACAATTGCCTTTCcttcttgatattttttaacTATAGTTTTTTCATGCACTAAGGGCAACTGTTTCTGA
Coding sequences within:
- the LOC142612561 gene encoding vacuolar protein sorting-associated protein 25, whose amino-acid sequence is MQKLGDFKLPHFFNYPPYFTLQPVRDTREKQVQLWKDLILDYCRTQKIFVIGLEEEDFALFSNPVIERSLSHEARAAFLSALVSEGRAEWLDKGHRKCLILWHRVQDWADIIFRFVKDNGLEDSVMTVEEIRSGIESRGTELHGIDRTILMRALRVLEQKGKLAIFKGTSADDEGVKFSM